A genomic segment from Aulosira sp. FACHB-615 encodes:
- a CDS encoding 3-hydroxyacyl-CoA dehydrogenase family protein, whose amino-acid sequence MKIQTVGVVGAGVMGIGVAQNLAQTDHQVILIDISEDILDKAKYEIRNNIRLQSFFKKSDNLKTPDSILEKIEFSTSYKLLENADFVVENVTEKWDIKKGIYPQLDAICPPHCIFAANTSAIPITRLASLTKRPDQVLGIHFMNPVPMKPMVEMIRGYHTSESTIATAKQMLTQMGKECVIVNDSPGFVSNRVLMLTINEAVFLLQDQVATAEDVDKIFKSCFGHKMGPLETADLIGLDTILFSIEVLYENFNDSKYRPCPLLKKMVDAGLYGRKNGQGFYVYQ is encoded by the coding sequence ATGAAAATTCAAACAGTAGGCGTTGTTGGTGCAGGCGTGATGGGTATCGGGGTTGCACAAAACCTCGCACAAACAGACCATCAAGTGATTTTGATAGATATTTCTGAAGATATTCTTGATAAAGCTAAATACGAAATCAGAAATAATATCCGCTTACAAAGTTTTTTCAAGAAAAGCGACAATCTAAAAACACCAGATAGTATTCTAGAGAAAATCGAGTTTTCTACTAGCTATAAACTTTTAGAAAATGCTGATTTTGTAGTTGAAAATGTCACCGAAAAATGGGATATTAAAAAAGGGATATATCCACAATTAGATGCTATTTGTCCACCACATTGTATATTTGCGGCTAACACATCAGCAATCCCCATTACTCGCCTAGCTTCACTTACCAAACGCCCTGATCAAGTCCTGGGTATTCACTTTATGAATCCTGTACCAATGAAGCCAATGGTAGAGATGATTCGGGGATATCATACCTCGGAGTCAACAATTGCAACAGCAAAACAAATGCTGACTCAGATGGGGAAAGAATGCGTCATTGTTAACGACTCACCGGGTTTTGTTTCTAACCGCGTGTTGATGCTAACCATTAACGAAGCTGTGTTTCTGTTGCAAGACCAAGTAGCAACAGCAGAAGATGTAGACAAAATCTTTAAAAGCTGTTTTGGTCACAAAATGGGGCCTTTAGAAACCGCAGATTTAATTGGACTAGATACCATTTTATTTTCTATCGAAGTTTTGTATGAAAACTTTAATGATAGCAAGTATCGACCATGCCCTTTACTGAAAAAAATGGTGGATGCAGGGTTATATGGCAGAAAAAATGGTCAAGGTTTTTACGTATATCAATAA
- a CDS encoding acyl carrier protein, producing the protein MKEVQARIKTFLSKFFGNHDLQPDEDIFALGFVNSMFAMQLVLFVEQEFQIAVENEDLEFENFRTINSIANLVERKTAVLAQ; encoded by the coding sequence ATGAAAGAAGTGCAAGCTAGAATTAAAACCTTCTTGTCAAAATTTTTCGGCAATCATGACTTACAACCAGACGAAGATATTTTCGCTCTCGGTTTTGTGAATTCGATGTTTGCGATGCAGCTGGTTTTATTTGTTGAGCAGGAATTTCAGATTGCAGTTGAGAACGAAGACTTAGAGTTTGAAAATTTCCGCACCATCAACTCTATCGCCAATTTAGTAGAACGCAAAACTGCTGTTCTCGCACAATGA
- a CDS encoding acyl-CoA dehydrogenase family protein, protein MMKLELSTQQKNAQAEFRAFVNQEICPDAGKWDRQEFTPPELIKKIAQRGFLGAILPQEYGGQAMDMITYGILNEEIGRGCSSIRSLLTVHNMVAHAVCKWGNKSQKEYWLPKLASGEIIAAFALSEPNVGSDAKSVETTAVLVGDAYVLNGQKKWITYGQIADIYLVFAQCEGKPTAFLVEKNSPGFTVKPMSGILGVRASMSAELYFHNCQIPRENLVGRLGFGFAYIAASALDYGRYSVAAGCVGIAQACLEACIKYTNERKQFGVYLKEHQLIRQKITQMIANTKAARLLCYQAGYLKDINDPNSIIETSIAKYFASTVATKIANDAVQLHGGNGCSNEYPVERYLRDSKIMEIIEGSTQIQEITIAESGYQDYLFANVATGLDKQLAERN, encoded by the coding sequence ATGATGAAACTAGAACTATCTACTCAACAAAAAAACGCTCAAGCTGAATTTAGAGCTTTTGTTAACCAAGAAATTTGTCCTGATGCTGGTAAATGGGATAGACAAGAATTTACGCCACCAGAATTAATTAAAAAAATTGCTCAACGCGGTTTTCTTGGTGCTATCTTACCCCAAGAATATGGTGGTCAGGCAATGGATATGATTACCTATGGCATTCTCAATGAAGAAATTGGGCGGGGATGTTCTTCTATTAGAAGTTTGTTGACAGTTCATAACATGGTTGCTCATGCTGTGTGTAAATGGGGTAATAAATCTCAAAAAGAATATTGGCTGCCAAAACTGGCATCTGGAGAAATTATCGCGGCTTTTGCTTTAAGTGAACCGAATGTTGGTAGCGATGCGAAAAGTGTAGAAACCACAGCAGTATTAGTTGGTGATGCTTATGTTTTAAATGGGCAGAAAAAATGGATTACCTACGGACAAATAGCAGATATCTATTTAGTTTTTGCTCAATGTGAAGGTAAACCGACGGCTTTTTTAGTAGAAAAAAATAGCCCAGGTTTTACAGTGAAGCCCATGTCTGGCATTTTAGGTGTGAGGGCTTCAATGTCAGCAGAATTATATTTTCATAACTGTCAAATTCCGCGAGAAAACTTAGTTGGTAGATTAGGTTTTGGGTTTGCTTATATTGCTGCTTCTGCTCTTGATTATGGTAGATATAGTGTGGCAGCAGGATGTGTTGGTATTGCTCAAGCTTGTTTAGAAGCTTGCATCAAATATACAAATGAACGTAAACAGTTTGGTGTGTATCTCAAAGAACATCAATTAATTCGGCAAAAAATTACGCAGATGATAGCTAACACCAAAGCAGCGAGGTTGTTATGTTATCAAGCTGGTTATCTCAAAGATATTAACGACCCCAACTCTATTATTGAGACTTCTATTGCCAAGTATTTTGCATCTACAGTTGCTACCAAAATAGCTAATGATGCTGTGCAGCTTCATGGCGGGAATGGTTGTAGTAATGAGTACCCTGTGGAGAGGTATTTACGCGACTCGAAAATTATGGAAATTATTGAAGGTAGTACTCAAATTCAAGAAATTACAATTGCTGAGTCTGGTTATCAAGATTATTTATTTGCAAACGTAGCTACTGGTTTAGATAAGCAATTAGCAGAGAGAAATTAA
- a CDS encoding HAD family hydrolase, which produces MVSIQELNLNSKQKDKKVIKCVVWDLDNTLWHGILLEDNQVSLRENIASLMETLDKRGILQSIASKNEYHTAIKKLTEFGLQKYFLYPQINWNSKADSVKQIASLLNIGLDAIAFIDDQLFELEEVKFSLPEVLCINADEISNILDMPVMNPRFITEDSRLRRLMYLSDIERHNAEQEFVGTADEFLATLQMNFTISTAQEADLQRAEELTLRTNQLNTTGYTYSYDELNHFRTSKNHKLLIASLEDKYGSYGKIGLALIECQTQIWTIKLLLMSCRVMSRGVGTIMMNHIMSLAQTNHVRLLAEFVPNDRNRMMYISYKFAGFKEIDQSGNSLILENDLTRIQPVPAYVNFQVID; this is translated from the coding sequence ATGGTTAGTATTCAAGAGCTAAATTTAAATAGTAAACAAAAAGATAAAAAAGTAATTAAATGTGTCGTTTGGGATTTAGATAATACCCTATGGCATGGAATTTTGCTAGAAGATAATCAAGTTTCTCTGCGTGAAAATATTGCAAGTTTGATGGAAACTTTAGATAAACGTGGTATATTACAATCTATAGCTAGTAAGAATGAATATCATACAGCAATCAAAAAATTAACAGAATTTGGGTTACAAAAATACTTTTTATATCCCCAAATTAATTGGAATTCTAAGGCTGATTCAGTTAAACAAATTGCTAGTTTACTCAATATTGGGCTAGATGCGATCGCCTTTATTGATGACCAGTTATTTGAGTTAGAAGAAGTCAAGTTTTCCTTACCTGAAGTTCTTTGTATCAATGCAGATGAAATCAGCAATATTTTAGATATGCCTGTGATGAATCCCCGGTTTATTACCGAAGATTCACGCCTTAGAAGATTGATGTATTTGAGCGATATTGAACGACACAATGCAGAGCAAGAATTTGTCGGGACAGCAGATGAGTTTTTAGCTACTCTCCAGATGAATTTTACCATTTCTACTGCTCAAGAAGCAGATTTACAGCGTGCAGAAGAATTAACGCTCAGAACTAACCAATTGAATACAACTGGTTATACCTATTCCTACGATGAACTGAATCATTTTCGCACCAGCAAAAATCATAAATTGCTCATTGCTAGTCTGGAAGATAAATATGGTAGCTATGGAAAAATAGGCTTGGCTCTTATTGAATGCCAAACACAGATATGGACAATCAAGCTTTTGTTAATGTCTTGTCGGGTGATGTCGCGGGGAGTGGGGACAATCATGATGAATCATATTATGAGTCTGGCTCAAACTAATCATGTCCGTCTTTTAGCAGAGTTTGTCCCAAATGACCGGAATCGCATGATGTATATATCTTATAAATTTGCAGGTTTTAAAGAAATTGATCAAAGTGGCAATTCATTAATTTTAGAAAACGACTTAACTCGCATCCAACCTGTGCCTGCGTACGTAAATTTTCAAGTAATTGACTAA
- a CDS encoding non-ribosomal peptide synthetase, giving the protein MDSKNHEIIQRRSHLSPAKQAILEKRLRGERHVSNQKTTIPRRTERSSIPLSAPQQRLWVLQQLEPQSYVYNEFVSIKLTGNLNLAILEKSFNEIINRHESLRTSFTTIDEQPVQVIHSSVTIKLPVVNLSHLPPALQNAEVERLTHEIAQAPFNLAVCPLLRVMLLQTREQEYLLLLVIHHIICDGLSIQVLNQELAVIYKAFSAEQPCPLSELPIQYADYSIWQLQQLQAERTANQLSYWQQQLANASTTLSLPIDHPRPPVQSFNGTTRNFQLSSELSQGLRSLSKQQGVTLFMTLLAAFQAQLYRYTSQEDICLGSPIANRNHADIEGLIGFFVNTLVLRTDISGNPSFRELLKRVRDVCVGAYAHADLPFEQLVGELQPERNLSHTPLFQVTFAFQEDTKKDLVLPGLTLQWLQNHNGTAKFDLSLYVVDSQPEIWGWWEYNTDLFDAATIERMVGHFTNLLQDIITFPEKRLSELSLLTEIELQTLLVKWNQTATDYDLDKCIHQLFEQQVAKTPDAVAVEFANQQLTYQQLNTKANQLAYYLRSLGVKPEVLVGICVERSLDMIIGLLAILKAGGAYIPLDPNYPSERIAFILEDTQAPVLLTQTALLAAMPPHQAKVICLDTDWHHISQHNQENLVTEVTTENLAYIIYTSGSTGKPKGVMIQHASTVAMLDWSDKTFSREARAGVLASTSICFDLSVFEMFVPLSCGGKVILIENALYISNLPATCGVTLINTVPSVIAQLLQTDHIPASVQTVNIAGEPLQNQLVQKLYQQAHIQQVFNLYGPSEDTTYSTFALIQKGANSTPPIGRPIHNTQTYLLDENLQPVPIGVPGMLYLGGAGLARGYLNKLELTAERFIPHPYTHVPGERLYKTGDLARYLPNGEIEYIGRIDNQVKIRGFRIELGEIEAIISQYPTVRETVVVVSQESKIIAYLVPQTQQTLAIPELRNFLESKLPNYMVPAAFVILEALPLTPNGKIDRKALPAADIVRPELAETFVAPQTIIEKQLAVLWSEVLGLENIGINDNFFELGGDSILSLQVVSKANRLGLQLTPKQMFQYQTIAQIVTVIGTKDKILAEQGVLTGTLKLIPIQRWFFDQKQPEPHHWNQAVCLESKQKIDPVILEKTIQFLDKHHDVLRLRFRQQEFSTQALIVSPDPAIPLTYFDFAALPENQRSPAIAAATDQLQASLNLSQGPLFRVALFNLGDNQPQRLLWIIHHLAVDGVSWRILIEDLQTVYQQIIQGKVINLPPKTTSYQQWSSYLQKYAQSSALLEEIDFWLTTQHQSVTPIPRDFGDGDNLEATTSTVSVSLSAAETQSLLHQVPAAYRTQINDVLLTALILTFNQWTGKNSLLIDLEGHGREEIFEDVDLSRTVGWFTTIFPVHLNLENSQDLGKALQSIKEQLRAIPNRGIGYGLLRYLSQNQELAAQFSASKAEVIFNYLGQFDRILAESSLFSFAPESVGATHSGRNQRTHLLEINAGIYQGHLEMSWSYSSKLHRQTTIEKLAENLIEVVRSLIAHCESVDAGGFTPADFAEFQQSQWDQSDLDAITAAIGDI; this is encoded by the coding sequence ATGGACAGTAAAAATCATGAAATTATTCAACGTCGTTCTCATCTCTCACCCGCGAAACAAGCCATTTTAGAAAAACGCTTACGGGGTGAGCGTCATGTTAGTAATCAAAAAACAACTATTCCTCGTCGTACCGAGCGAAGTTCAATTCCTTTGTCCGCACCCCAACAGCGATTATGGGTTCTGCAACAATTGGAACCCCAAAGTTATGTTTATAACGAATTTGTATCTATAAAATTAACAGGTAATCTCAATCTTGCCATTTTAGAAAAAAGTTTTAATGAAATTATTAACCGTCATGAATCTCTGCGTACTTCTTTTACAACCATAGACGAGCAACCAGTTCAAGTAATTCATTCCTCTGTGACTATCAAGTTACCAGTGGTAAACTTGAGCCACTTACCGCCAGCATTACAGAATGCAGAAGTTGAGCGCCTAACTCATGAAATTGCTCAAGCACCTTTTAACCTAGCAGTTTGTCCCTTACTGCGCGTTATGTTATTGCAAACGCGGGAACAGGAATATTTGCTTTTATTGGTCATTCATCACATTATTTGTGATGGGTTGTCAATACAAGTACTAAACCAGGAATTAGCAGTCATTTACAAAGCTTTTTCAGCAGAACAACCTTGCCCACTTTCAGAACTGCCAATTCAATATGCAGATTATTCTATCTGGCAGCTTCAACAGTTACAAGCGGAACGAACAGCCAACCAACTTTCATATTGGCAGCAACAACTGGCAAATGCTTCCACTACTTTATCTTTGCCCATAGATCATCCGCGACCTCCAGTACAAAGTTTCAACGGCACAACCAGAAACTTTCAACTATCATCAGAGTTAAGCCAAGGTTTGCGGTCTTTAAGCAAGCAACAAGGAGTCACATTATTTATGACCTTGTTAGCAGCTTTTCAAGCACAATTATACCGTTATACAAGTCAAGAAGACATTTGCCTTGGTTCTCCAATTGCTAATCGCAACCATGCTGATATTGAAGGATTAATCGGTTTTTTTGTCAACACCTTGGTACTGCGTACTGATATTTCTGGAAACCCCAGCTTTAGGGAGTTGCTCAAGAGAGTGCGCGATGTGTGTGTAGGAGCTTATGCTCATGCAGATTTACCTTTTGAGCAATTAGTAGGAGAGCTACAACCTGAGCGAAATCTTAGTCATACCCCTCTTTTTCAAGTAACTTTTGCTTTTCAAGAAGATACTAAAAAAGATTTAGTATTACCTGGTCTGACTCTCCAATGGCTTCAGAACCATAATGGCACAGCAAAATTTGATTTATCGCTGTATGTGGTAGATTCCCAGCCAGAAATTTGGGGGTGGTGGGAGTACAACACAGATTTATTTGATGCTGCGACTATTGAAAGAATGGTAGGGCATTTTACTAATTTGCTCCAGGATATTATTACTTTTCCAGAGAAGCGTTTATCAGAGTTGTCATTATTAACAGAAATTGAACTTCAGACTCTTTTAGTTAAATGGAATCAGACAGCGACTGATTACGATTTGGATAAATGTATTCATCAATTATTTGAACAGCAGGTAGCAAAAACACCCGATGCAGTAGCCGTAGAATTTGCAAATCAGCAATTAACTTACCAACAATTAAACACCAAAGCCAACCAATTAGCTTATTATCTGCGATCGCTGGGAGTAAAACCAGAGGTATTGGTGGGAATTTGCGTGGAGCGATCGCTTGATATGATCATTGGGTTACTCGCCATCCTGAAAGCGGGTGGTGCATATATCCCCCTCGACCCCAACTATCCATCTGAACGCATCGCCTTTATCCTGGAAGACACACAAGCACCAGTCTTACTCACCCAAACTGCACTTCTGGCAGCAATGCCCCCACACCAAGCCAAGGTAATCTGTTTAGATACTGATTGGCATCACATCAGCCAACACAACCAGGAAAATCTAGTCACGGAAGTCACAACCGAGAACCTCGCCTACATTATCTATACCTCTGGTTCCACAGGCAAACCCAAAGGTGTAATGATTCAACACGCCAGCACCGTGGCCATGTTAGATTGGTCAGACAAAACCTTTAGCCGAGAAGCAAGGGCGGGAGTTTTAGCATCCACCTCTATTTGTTTTGACTTGTCGGTATTCGAGATGTTTGTGCCTTTGTCTTGTGGTGGCAAGGTGATTTTAATCGAGAATGCACTATATATCAGCAATCTCCCTGCAACCTGTGGTGTCACTTTAATTAATACTGTCCCCAGTGTCATTGCACAGTTACTCCAAACAGATCATATTCCCGCTTCTGTGCAAACTGTGAATATTGCGGGAGAACCACTGCAAAATCAACTCGTGCAGAAACTTTACCAGCAAGCTCACATACAACAGGTATTTAACTTGTATGGCCCTTCGGAAGATACCACTTATTCTACGTTTGCCTTAATACAGAAGGGTGCGAACAGTACACCACCAATTGGTAGACCAATTCACAACACCCAAACTTATCTGTTAGATGAAAATTTACAACCAGTACCTATCGGTGTACCAGGAATGTTGTACCTGGGTGGGGCTGGTTTAGCCCGTGGTTATCTCAATAAATTAGAACTCACGGCGGAGAGATTTATTCCTCATCCCTACACTCATGTCCCAGGAGAACGATTATATAAAACAGGGGATTTAGCCCGCTATTTGCCCAATGGAGAGATTGAATACATTGGGCGCATTGACAACCAAGTCAAGATTCGTGGTTTCCGCATTGAATTGGGCGAAATTGAAGCCATCATCAGCCAATACCCGACGGTGCGTGAAACTGTAGTTGTAGTTAGTCAAGAATCAAAAATAATTGCCTATCTAGTGCCGCAAACACAGCAAACACTGGCAATTCCTGAGCTACGCAACTTTTTAGAATCAAAGCTCCCCAATTACATGGTGCCAGCAGCTTTTGTAATCTTAGAGGCACTACCATTAACACCCAATGGTAAGATTGACCGCAAGGCACTTCCAGCAGCTGATATAGTGCGTCCAGAACTCGCAGAAACTTTTGTTGCACCACAAACAATTATTGAAAAGCAATTAGCTGTCCTTTGGTCAGAAGTATTAGGTTTAGAAAATATAGGCATCAACGATAACTTTTTTGAACTAGGTGGAGATTCGATTCTGAGTCTGCAAGTAGTATCTAAAGCCAACCGTTTGGGTCTGCAATTAACTCCTAAACAGATGTTTCAGTACCAAACTATTGCTCAAATAGTAACAGTAATTGGTACAAAAGATAAAATTCTAGCTGAACAAGGAGTGTTAACAGGAACGCTAAAATTGATACCCATTCAGCGTTGGTTTTTTGACCAAAAGCAACCAGAACCACACCATTGGAATCAAGCAGTATGCTTAGAAAGCAAACAAAAAATTGACCCTGTAATCTTAGAGAAAACCATCCAGTTTTTAGACAAACATCATGATGTTTTACGTTTACGTTTTAGACAGCAGGAGTTTAGTACTCAAGCACTGATTGTTAGTCCAGATCCTGCGATACCGTTGACATACTTTGATTTTGCAGCACTACCCGAAAATCAGCGATCGCCAGCAATAGCAGCAGCCACCGATCAACTGCAAGCTAGTCTAAATCTTTCACAGGGGCCATTATTCCGAGTTGCTTTGTTTAACTTGGGAGATAATCAACCTCAACGGTTGCTGTGGATTATTCACCACTTAGCCGTTGATGGTGTGTCTTGGCGAATTTTAATTGAAGATTTGCAAACAGTTTACCAGCAAATAATTCAAGGCAAAGTAATCAATCTGCCACCCAAAACAACTTCTTATCAACAATGGTCTAGCTATCTCCAAAAATATGCACAATCTTCAGCTTTACTAGAAGAAATAGACTTCTGGTTAACAACCCAACATCAATCGGTTACGCCTATACCAAGAGATTTTGGCGATGGAGATAATCTAGAAGCAACCACATCGACTGTATCAGTATCCCTGTCAGCAGCCGAAACCCAAAGTTTGCTGCACCAAGTACCAGCAGCTTATCGGACACAAATTAATGATGTATTGTTAACAGCACTTATACTAACTTTTAATCAGTGGACGGGAAAAAATTCTTTATTAATTGACTTGGAAGGACATGGACGAGAAGAAATTTTTGAAGATGTGGATTTATCGAGAACGGTGGGTTGGTTCACCACGATTTTTCCTGTACATTTAAATCTGGAAAATAGCCAAGATTTAGGCAAAGCTTTGCAGTCAATTAAAGAGCAACTAAGAGCCATTCCGAATCGAGGTATTGGCTATGGATTACTACGTTATCTGAGTCAAAATCAAGAACTAGCCGCACAGTTTTCTGCCTCAAAGGCTGAAGTTATTTTTAACTATTTAGGACAGTTCGATCGCATTTTAGCCGAATCATCTTTATTTAGTTTTGCGCCAGAATCGGTTGGTGCTACTCACAGTGGGCGAAATCAACGGACTCACTTACTAGAAATTAATGCTGGGATTTATCAGGGACATCTGGAAATGAGTTGGTCTTACAGTAGCAAGTTGCATCGACAAACCACAATTGAGAAACTAGCAGAAAACTTGATTGAGGTAGTGCGATCGCTCATTGCTCACTGCGAGTCTGTTGATGCAGGTGGATTTACCCCTGCTGATTTCGCTGAGTTTCAGCAAAGCCAATGGGATCAAAGTGATCTTGATGCCATTACAGCAGCTATAGGAGATATTTGA